A window from Salminus brasiliensis chromosome 7, fSalBra1.hap2, whole genome shotgun sequence encodes these proteins:
- the map3k20b gene encoding protein kinase Npk encodes MSSLSASFVQIRFDDIHFYENCGGGSFGSVYRARWVPQDKEVAVKKLLKIDKEAEILSVLSHKNIIQFYGAILEEPNYAIVTEYANGGSLYEYLSRPDSEEMDMGQVMTWALDIAKGMHYLHAEAPVKVIHRDLKSRNVVLAADNVMKICDFGSSKFLSHTTNMSLVGTFPWMAPEVIQSLPVSETCDTYSYGVVLWEMLTREVPFKGFEGLQVAWLVVEKNERPTIPSSCPASFADLMRSCWVAEPKERPVFKQILFTLEAMCNDSKLSDQCNSFLHNKAEWRCEIDATLERLKTLERELTCKEQELDERERRLRAWENRLVERSKSCSPFFSHTSPMTVSAESFYESRSEESNSSKMSCQISSSCSNGDLCGADLQAIMRGFGGLFDLDVGMPGSSPMRQSGMQVNMQSKQNSSKSCSIREGHKLNMAITIDPFGWSDDDSN; translated from the exons ATGTCGTCCCTTAGTGCTAGCTTCGTGCAGATACGTTTTGATGACATCCACTTTTATGAGAACTGTGGCGGTGGGAGCTTTGGAAGTGTGTATCGTGCACGCTGGGTCCCGCAGGACAAAGAAGTGGCTGTAAAAAAGTTGCTGAAAATTGATAAGGAG GCTGAGATTCTCAGTGTTCTGAGCCACAAAAACATAATTCAATTTTATGGAGCAATTCTTGAAGAACCAAACTATGCCATAGTCACAG aATATGCCAATGGAGGGTCGCTTTATGAATACCTATCTAGACCAGACAGTGAAGAGATGGACATGGGTCAAGTAATGACTTGGGCATTGGACATTGCTAAAG GAATGCATTATTTACATGCAGAAGCTCCAGTAAAGGTCATTCACAGGGATTTGAAATCACGGAATG TGGTGTTAGCTGCCGACAATGTAATGAAG ATCTGTGATTTTGGATCATCTAAGTTCCTGTCTCACACAACAAATATGTCTTTGGTGGGCACATTCCCCTGGATGGCACCAGAGGTGATCCAGAGCCTGCCTGTATCTGAAACTTGTGACACATATTCATATGGTGTG GTTTTGTGGGAAATGCTGACCAGAGAGGTGCCCTTTAAAGGATTTGAGGGCTTGCAAGTGGCCTGGTTGGTTGTGGAAAAAAATGAG AGGCCAACCATTCCAAGCAGTTGTCCTGCCAGTTTTGCGGACTTAATGAGATCATGCTGGGTGGCAGAACCCAAG GAGAGGCCTGTGTTTAAACAGATCCTGTTTACTCTAGAGGCCATGTGTAATGACAGTAAGCTTTCTGACCAGTGCAATTCTTTCCTACATAACAAGGCAGAGTGGAG GTGTGAGATTGATGCAACTCTGGAGCGGCTGAAGACCCTGGAAAGAGAGCTTACCTGCAAAGAGCAAGAGCTggatgagagagaaaggagactGCGAGCATGGGAGAACCGACTCGTGGAGAGATCAAAATCATGTAGTCCT TTCTTCTCTCATACCTCTCCGATGACTGTGAGTGCTGAGTCTTTCTATGAGTCACGCTCTGAGGAGAGCAACAGCTCTAAGATGAGCTGTCAAATCTCCTCCTCCTGCAGTAATGGTGATCTGTGCGGGGCTGACCTGCAGGCAATCATGCGTGGTTTCGGAGGATTGTTTGATTTGGATGTGGGCATGCCTGGGAGTAGCCCCATGCGGCAGTCAGGCATGCAGGTGAACATGCAATCCAAGCAAAACTCCTCCAAGTCCTGCAGCATACGTGAGGGTCACAAACTTAATATGGCCATTACCATTGATCCCTTTGGATGGTCTGATGACGACAGCAACTAG
- the LOC140559991 gene encoding tubulin alpha-1A chain-like — protein sequence MRECISMHVGQAGAQMGNACWELYCLEHGIQPDGQMPSDKTIGGGDDSFNTFFSETGAGKHVPRAVFVDLEPTVIDEVRTGTYRQLFHPEQLITGKEDAANNYARGHYTIGKEIIDLVLDRTRKLADQCTGLQGFLIFHSFGGGTGSGFTSLLMERLSVDYGKKSKLEFAVYPAPQVSTAVVEPYNSILTTHTTLEHSDCAFMVDNEAIYDICRRNLDIERPTYTNLNRLIGQIVSSITASLRFDGALNVDLTEFQTNLVPYPRIHFPLATYAPVISAEKAYHEQLSVADITNACFEPANQMVKCDPRHGKYMACCLLYRGDVVPKDVNSAIATIKTKRTIQFVDWCPTGFKVGINYQPPTVVPGGDLAKVQRAVCMLSNTTAIAEAWARLDHKFDLMYAKRAFVHWYVGEGMEEGEFSEAREDMAALEKDYEEVGTDSVGDEGEEEGEEY from the exons CGTGAGTGTATTTCTATGCATGTTGGTCAAGCTGGAGCCCAGATGGGGAATGCATGCTGGGAGTTGTATTGCTTGGAGCATGGGATTCAACCAGATGGTCAGATGCCTAGTGACAAAACCATTGGTGGAGGGGATGACTCTTTCAACACTTTCTTTAGTGAGACTGGAGCTGGAAAGCATGTTCCCAGAGCTGTCTTTGTGGACCTTGAGCCTACAGTCATtg ATGAAGTAAGGACAGGAACCTACCGCCAGCTCTTCCACCCGGAGCAGCTAATCACAGGGAAGGAAGACGCTGCCAATAATTATGCGCGTGGTCACTACACTATTGGCAAAGAGATCATTGATTTGGTGCTGGATAGGACCCGTAAACTG GCTGACCAGTGCACTGGGCTTCAAGGTTTCCTGATTTTCCACAGTTTTGGTGGAGGTACTGGCTCTGGCTTTACCTCCCTGCTGATGGAGCGTCTATCTGTTGATTATGGCAAGAAGTCAAAGCTAGAATTTGCTGTGTACCCAGCCCCTCAGGTCTCCACAGCTGTGGTGGAACCTTACAACTCCATTCTGACCACCCACACAACCCTGGAGCACTCTGATTGTGCCTTCATGGTGGATAATGAGGCCATCTATGACATATGCCGTAGGAACCTTGATATTGAGCGTCCCACCTACACCAACCTCAACAGGCTCATTGGTCAGATCGTCTCCTCCATCACAGCCTCCCTGCGCTTTGATGGAGCCCTTAATGTAGATCTGACAGAATTCCAGACCAACCTGGTGCCCTACCCACGCATTCACTTTCCTCTGGCTACTTACGCTCCTGTGATATCTGCTGAAAAAGCATACCATGAGCAACTCTCTGTTGCTGACATCACCAATGCCTGCTTTGAACCGGCCAATCAGATGGTTAAGTGTGATCCGCGCCATGGAAAATACATGGCATGCTGTCTCCTCTACCGTGGTGATGTTGTGCCCAAAGATGTTAACTCTGCCATTGCTACAATTAAGACCAAACGTACCATCCAGTTTGTGGACTGGTGCCCTACTGGCTTCAAAGTGGGCATCAACTATCAGCCTCCCACTGTTGTTCCTGGAGGAGACCTAGCCAAGGTGCAGAGGGCAGTTTGCATGCTGAGCAACACCACAGCCATTGCTGAGGCATGGGCCCGTCTGGACCACAAGTTTGATCTGATGTATGCCAAGAGAGCCTTTGTCCATTGGTATGTTGGAGAAGGCATGGAGGAGGGGGAATTCTCAGAAGCCAGAGAAGACATGGCTGCCTTGGAGAAGGATTATGAAGAGGTTGGCACTGACAGCGTTGGGGATGAgggggaggaagagggagaagaGTACTAA